DNA sequence from the Myxococcaceae bacterium JPH2 genome:
CGCCGCGAGGAGCTCGTGGTGAGCCTGGTGCCGCCCGAGGAGCAGCTCGCGCTGGCGCTCGACGAGGACGAGACCGCGGGGCGGGATGACACGCTCGTGCTGCTCTTCATGTGCTGTCACCCCGCGCTCTCCACGGCCTCGGCCATCGCGCTGACCTTGCGTGCGGTGGGAGGGCTCACCACGGCGGAGATCGCGCGGGCGTTCCTGGTCCCCGAGGCGACGATGGCGCAGCGGATCAGCCGCGCCAAGCAGCGCATCCAGGACTCGGGCGTTCCCTTCCAGATGCCCACGGCGGAGGAGGGGACGCGGCGCCTGGGAACCGTGCTGCACGTGCTGTATTTGATTTTCAGCGAGGGCTACACCGCGAGCTTCGGATCCGAGCTGCGCCGCGGCGACCTGTCCGGTGAAGCCCTGCGCCTGACGCGACTGCTCTACGGCCTCCTCCCAGAGGACGGCGAAGTGGCGGGGCTGCTCGCGCTGATGCTCCTGACGGACGCGCGGCGCGCGGCGCGCACGGGTCCCTCGGGCGAGCTGATTCCGCTCGAGGAGCAGGACCGCCGCCTGTGGAACGCGGCCGAGATTGCCGAGGGCATCGCGCTCGTCACCGCGACGCTGTCCCGAGGCGCAGTGGGACCGTATCCACTCCAGGCCGCCATCGCCGCGGTGCACGACGAGGCCCCCTGCACCGAGGCCACGGACTGGCCGCAGATTGTCGCGCTGTACGAAGTCCTGATGGGCTTCTCGGACAACCCGATGGTGACGCTCAACCACGCCATCGCGGTCGCCATGGTGCAGGGACCTCAAGCGGGCCTGCACCTCTTGAAGCGCCTGGACGCGGATGCCCGCCTCGCGGAGCACCACCGGCTGGATGCGGTGCGAGCCCACCTGCTGGAGCGCGCGGGCGAGCGCGACGCGGCCATCGCGCACTACCTGAAGGCGTCCCAGCGCACCACCAGCCTCCCCGAACGCGACTACCTGCTCGTGCGCGCCGCGCGGCTGCGAGACACCGGCGCCTGAGCCGGGATGTCAGACCCATTGGCTATACCTTCACGTGTCGCGCACACGGGGGCCGCGCCGTCCTCTCGGCTTCGGGTCCCCACACCGTTGCGCCCTCACCGCACGGAGGAGATCGCCCCCCGTGTGCGCGACAGCAGTTCGGCAGCACGCGAGGACGGGGGCCTCGCGGTCGCGCCCAAGGGCGCGGGTTCCACGGCGAATCGGGGCGCCGGTGAACGGACGAAGAGGGGGATGCCGAGCGCGCCGAGGGGGACGCGCGAGAGGGGGAGAGTGGCGCGGGGGGCGCCTGGCGGCCGAGGGGGACGCCGTTCCAAGACCAAGACAGACATCTGGAGTGCCACCTGTCCGGTGGGGTTGGCTGCCGTGAGCGTCCGGCCCACCCGCTGGAGAGGTGACCGGTGCGCGCGAGGCGGGCAGCGTTTCAACCCCTCCCACTGTCCGCCTCGCGCTGCTCCCGTCCCCGGAAGAGGGGAGGGGAGGGCGCCTGGGTGTTCGCTCGCGTGGGCCTTTGCTTGCCAAGGGCCCGGGCCGGGGACATAGGGAAGCGCAAGGCCGCAGCGCGCGGGGCTCGGTGCCCGGCGTGACGAAGCGGGCCCGCGCTCAGGTGTCGGACGCGGGTGGCGCGTGGCCCTCGCGAGCGATGGGACTCCGGTACGACGTCATCGTGGTGGGGCTGGGCCATGCGGGCTGCGAGGCCGCGCTGGCCTGTGCGCGCTTGGGCGTGTCCACGCTCGGCGTGACGCTCAAGCGGGACCGCGCCGCGGTGATGAGCTGCAACCCCGCCGTGGGCGGCACGGCCAAGGGCCACCTGGTGCGCGAACTGGATGCGCTCGGCGGCGAGATGGGCCGCGTGGCGGACCTGGCGGGCACGCACTTCAAGACGCTCAACGAATCCAAGGGCCCCGCCGTGCAGGCGACGCGCGTGCTCTGCGACCGCGAGGCCTACGCCGCCGCCATGCAGTCGGTGCTCTTCTCGCAGCCGAACCTGGACGTGCGCGAGGCCGAGGTGTCCTCGCTCGTCGTCGAGGGTGGCCGCGTGGCGGGCGTGGTGCTGGGCGATGGCACGCAGGTGCTCGCCCGCGCGGTGCTGCTCACCACGGGCACCTTCCTTCAGGCGCTCATGCACGTGGGCGAGAAGAAGGAAGTGGGCGGCCGGCTCGGTGACGACGCGGCGCGCGGGTTGTCGGATTCGCTGCGCGCGGCGGGCTTCTCGCTCGGGCGCTTCAAGACGGGGACGCCGGCGCGACTCGCGCGCGCGAGCATCGACTGGGACGCGGTGACGCCGCAGCCCGGAGACTTTCCGCCGCGCCCGTTCTCCTGGCGCACGCGCGGCGAGCTGTCCTCGGGCGAGGTGTTCCCCCGTCAGCCGCCGGTGACGTGCGGCCTCACGGCGACGACGGCCGAGACGCATCGGCTGCTGCGCGACAACCTGCACCGCTCGCCGCTCTTCCAGGGGGACATCGTGGGGCGAGGGCCGCGGTACTGTCCCTCGCTGGAGGACAAGGTGGTGCGCTTCGCCGCGCGCGAGCGTCACCAGGTCTTCCTCGAGCCCGAGGGACCGAGCTCTCCGCTGGTGTACCCGGCGGGGTTGTCCACCAGCATGCCGGCGGACGTGCAGCTCGCCTTCCTGCGCACGGTGCCGGGGCTGGAGCGGGTGGAGGTGGTCCGCTTCGGCTACGCGGTGGAGTACGACTACGCGCCCCCCACGCAGCTGCGCGCCACGCTGGAGACGAAGGCGGTGTCGGGCCTCTTCTTCGCGGGGCAGCTCAACGGCACGTCGGGGTACGAGGAGGCGGCCTTCCAAGGACTGTGGGCGGGCCTCAACGCGGCCCTCCAGGTGAAGGGCGAGCCGCCGCTCCTCTTGGGCCGAGACGAGGCCCACGGCGCGGTGCTGGTGGACGACCTGGTGACGAAGGGCGTGGACGAGCCGTTCCGCATGTTCACCAGCCGCTCCGAGCATCGGCTCAAGCTGCGTGAAGGGAACGCGGACCTGCGACTGGCGAAGCACGGGCACCGGGTGGGGCTCCTCCCGCGCGAGGCCCTGGAGCGCGCCGAGGCCCGAGCCCACGCGGTGACGGACGAGGTGGCGCGGCTGAAGCGCGGCGGCCTCGCGCTGCGCCTGAAGCGTCCGGAGATGAGCCACGCCCAACTGGGCGAGGGGCGAGAGGACTGGCCGACGCTGCCTCCAGACGTGGTGGAGGAGGTGGAGGTGGAGGTGAAGTACGAGGGCTACATTGCCCAGGCCGAGCGAGCGGCGGCGCGCGAAGCAGAGGCCACGGACCGGTGGCGGATCCCCGAAGGGTTCCGCTTCGATGCGGTGCGGGGACTGAGCGCCGAGGCGGTGGAGAAGCTGTCGGCGCATCAGCCGGGGACGGTGGGGCAGGCTCGGCGAATTCCGGGGCTGACGCCCGCGGCGGTGTCGCTGTTGCTGGTGGCGCTGAAGCGGGGACCGGGGCCGGTGAGTGGCTGTGCGCTGCCCCCGGAGTGATCAGAACCCGGGGTGTGGACAACGTGTGGGCAACTCTGGGGACAGAGAGTCCATGAATGATTCCAGCGGTTTAGGGACCGCTTGGACAGGGAGACGCTGTGGATAACGCGCGGTTCTCAGATCAGCTCGCGGTGGGATGCCGAGCCTTGGGCGTGTCGGTGGGGGAGGACGTGGGGCCTCGGCTGTTCCGGCTGATGGGCGAGCTCCTCAAGTGGAACGCCAAGGTGAACCTCACGGCCATCACCGCGCCGGACGAGGTGCTGGAGAAGCACTTCCTGGACTCGCTCGCGGTGCTGCCCGAGGTGACGGGGGCGACCTCGTTGTTGGACCTGGGCGCGGGCGCGGGCTTCCCGGGGTTGCCGTTGCGAGTGACCTTGCCGACCTTGGGCGTGACGTTGGTGGACGCGGTGGGGAAGAAGGTCGCGTTCATCAAGGCGGCCTCGGCGACATTGGGGTTGGGCGTGCGGGGACTGCACGCGCGCGCGGAGGGCAAGCCCGAGGCGGAGGGGATTCCCCGCGCGCAGGTCCTGATTGCGCGAGCGTTCATGGACTTGCCGGACTGGTTGGCGCTCGCGCCCGCGTATGTGGAGCCGGGAGGTCGCGTGGTGGCGATGCTCGGCAAGGCGCAGACGGACGCGGAGCTGGCGGCGCGCGCGGCGGAGCGGAACCTGAAGGTGGTGTCGGCGCGGGCCTATCGGCTCCCGTTCTCCGGAGCGGAGCGGCAGGTGGCGGTGTTCGCGAAGGAGTAGGGGAGGGCGCGCCTCGCTCTCAACCGAGAGCGAGCGCTCCAATCTGTTGGAGTTCCGTTGGTCCCTTGCGGCGATGCGTCCACGCCGCGAGCCGAGCCCGATACCCTCCGCGCGAGCCATCCATGGCGCCGCGGAGGCGCGACGGGAGTCGACGGTGGAGCACTTCAAGCTGCGGGTCGCGAGGCCGACGCGAGACCTGGACGCGGTGGTTCGCTTCTACGAGGGAGCGCTGGGCTTCTCGCTCCTGGGAGGCTTTCGGGACCACGAGGGCTTCGACGGGGTGATGCTCGGGCACTCGGGAGCGCCGTACCACCTGGAGTTCACGGTGGAGCACGGCCACGAGGCGCCGCGCTCACCCTCCGAGGACAACCTGCTGATCTTCTACGTCCCGGACCGAGCGCAGTGGGATGCGTGGGTCGCGAAGGTGGAAGCCGCGGGACACCGAGCCGTGGTGTCGCGGAATCCCTACTGGGACGCGGGGGGGAAGACCTTCGAGGATCCAGATGGCTACCGCGTGGTGCTCTACCAAGGAGACTGGAAGCGCTGACGCAAGGCCGCGGAACGCGCGAGCCGCGAGCGGATGCCCGTGAAGTGCGATGAGGGCGCTCCTCCCGAGTCCTTCGCCCGCGACGTGGGCACGAAGGTCGAAGCGGGAGTTGATCCGCTCCGACGGAGCAACGTGACCCGGCGATAGCGCGGACGTCTTCGCATGAAGACGTGGTCCGTCGAGGCACGCGTACGAAGTCATCTGTCAGCCGCGCTTCGAGAAGTCGGGTCCGTTCCTGACTCGGACGTGGTCTGCGCGTGGCAGAGGGCACCTCAATCCCGAAGGTCCAGCGCCAGTGATGTCTCAGCGGTTCGAGTCGCCGAGCGCATCGGCTCCGCGCGTGGAACCTCTCCATGGGGCATCGGCTGACGAGGACTCATCGCCAACAAGGATGGCCGGTCAGCGGCAACTGATCCGCAGGCAGGAGCAGGCCGCGCTTCCATCCACAGGTTCGCAAGAGTCCTCGGAGAGGAGGGCTGACGGACTGAGAGGCGCGAGCACGACTGAAGCGCGCAGCGACATCGAGGGCATCGAAGTGTGTCGCCGTTCGACATCCCCAGAACGGGGGAGGGCGGGTTCTCGGAAGGGGAGGGGAGGGGACACCAGGTGCTGAAGAGGCGAACTCCCCAGGCCACCACCGACCGGTGCCAGCCGAGACACGACCGCATCGCGGCTCAGCGGATTCACGGCGCGGAGCCCCGCTCGATTCACAGGAGGGCATGCCCGAGCCTGCCTCACTCCAGGCTCATCACCGCGAGCCCCTGGAGCCCTTCCTCAGTCCAGGTGGAAGAGGCGCGCTCGGAGCATCGGCGCGTCAGGAGCCGATGCTCTGAGCCGCGCCACGCTGAGCCCAGCCCACCATGTCGCGCTTGCGCCATTCGGACCTCAATCATCCCTGAGGAATGACGACCTGGGAGTGGAGCGACAGGGCGCGCACGAGAGTCATCAGCACCCAGCGAGACTGCTCACGCGATGCTCGCTGTCAGCGTCTCCGTTCGGATCCATGGGGTGGCGACGCGGCCCATGCACGTTCCACAGGGAACCCACATGAGCGCTCGGAGTCAGTCACGGTTGGCCGCCTCCCGAATGCGATGAGGAGACTGTGAGGTCGACACGCGAACCCTCATCGCAGTGACCGACCGCAGCCGAACGGCGCCACTTCGGTTCCCCATGGAACGCGTCGCAGTCCCGCCAGTCTCGGCAGAGTGAATCGCGCCAGCCGCAACTCAGGTCTGGGTGGGCGATCCCAGGTTCTCGAACCATCCGTCGAGAGCGCGAGGGGTCCATCCGTCGAATGCAGACCGTCAGCCCGAAGGTGCGGATGCGAGTGTCTCGTGCCTGAGCCACTCAAGCATCAGGCCCGCATCACCACCGAGTCCTCAGCCGCCAAGCAGCTTCTCGACACGACCCCCATGTTTCGCGACGCGAGCGCATCCGGCGGAGTCGTTGCACATGCGCCGAGGATGGGGACCTGCAGTCGTGCTGCGCTGTGCACATTGGGGACGCCACGCCACGGCGGCACGTGGATGAAGGCAAGGCCGAGGAGACTGCTCCGAGAGCCATGCCTCATGGCGCTCGAAGCGACGCGGACGAGGCCGATGAGGAACAGCCCGAAGCACATCCATCACAGCCCTGTTGGGGACCGGCGATGCCCCATGGACTGCACCGCCAGGGACAGGTTCCGACGGGATGCGAAGCCTTCCAATCTGCGCTCACCCGCGAGGGGCGTGACACCGCATCGGATGTGCCGTGCCCATGACGCCCAGCGAGTAGCGAGGTGGATGGACGTCATGCACGCCACCATGCCGAGCCGATGCTCCGCGAGAGCGGCGGATGACGCCGAGCTTCATCACAGGCGAGCTCGCGCAATCACCCGGCCGGTTCAGGCCATGTGCCGCTGACATGAGCAGCAAGTCGCCGCCGGGTTCGCAGCAGCCCGAGCCTGCGCGAGGCAGTGCGCAAGTCGTCGATGCGGTTCCACACGGAACGCCGCGAAGCGCGCAGCGACTTCGTGGCCCAAGGGAAGTCAGCAGCGTCAGAGACGGACTCAGGACCGGAGCGCGACGCCTCTCCAGCAGGTGACGTCGATGGACTCGGAGGTGCGCTGCATCCGGTCCGAAGAGTCGTTCCCCTGGAGTGCGGAGGCTCACCCGCGGACCCCATGATGAACCGAAGTGAGGCAGCACTTGGGTGCCACCGTGACCAGCAAGGCATGCAGGGCACCGATGCCTGAAGTGCGGTGACACCGAACCCGAAGCGCAGGAACGGAGCGCCTCTGCGTCGCGAGGACGACAGGCCAGTCCTCACCACCCAATCCGCGCAGGGCAACGACATGGATGGCCTTCCACACGGGGCAACGCTGTGCCCAAGACGCTGATGCGTGCGAGTCGCCGAGACCTGCTCCGGCTTCGACGACATGACGGGTGAAGTTGGTAGGCCACGTCGTGGCACCGAACCCGCCCGAAGCAGTGCCCACGAATGCGGCTCGACCTGGACCATGGCTGCTGACCTACGAGCCCTGTGATGAACCGAAGTGAGTCAGGTCTCGAGTTTCATCATGGCCAATCCGGCCATCTTCGTTCCCCCATGAGCCATGGCCCTGACGCCTGGAGGAGTGGGCGCTGGTTCCCAAGTCAAAGCGTGAGCCAGAGTTCTTCGGCTCGATGAGGTGGGCGTGCCCGGTCACACCATTGGACCGCACGAAGCAACGGCTCATGGGTGCCAAGCGATGGTGCACCGTGGAGCCGATGAGTGGCCCGCGTGGCGGGCTGACGAGAGTCGGGTCGCAGGTCCACAGGGTGGTCCGTGAGCCTGACCATCGCTCCAGTTGGACCCGTGGTGAGCGCCTCGCCCGATGCTTGTCGAACGACGAGGCCCGCCGAGTTCGAAGCGGACGGATGGGGAAGCCACCTCGCTGCGCGGTGCGCTCGGCATGCCCGGTCATGCACCGGACTCGCGCGGAGCAACACCGCTCGGAGCCGTTCCACGTGGAACACGACGGTCCATCCGTGCGCCTGAGTTGAGCGGGCTCACCGGTCCGATGGGTGGCTGATGAGGCCCGCCTTCGTTCGAGATGGAACCGTGCCCGACGCATCACCTCGATGCTTCATGGTGGGTGATGCGTGTTCCGGATCCGGGGCCGAAAGCTGGTGAGCGAGAGGCGCTGCTTTGTGGGCCTCACGTGCCCGGACTCGCTACCAAGCCTGCACGAAGCAGTGACTCACGAAGCCGTTCCACGTGGAACACGGAGGCTCACCAACGAGCCCGAGGTGACTCGGTTCGTGGAGGCGCTGCGCGGTCAGCGAGGTTCGTCAGCGTTCCACGTGGAACAGCACTGAGGCGCGGATTGAGCGCGAGCCTCCAACGACCGTGGGATGGATCCAGCTCCCTGCAAGGGTCGTCGAGACCTGTTCCGTCCATCCCTGCAGCGAGGCTTGGCTGAGCCACGAGACAGGCCCGAAGTGCTGCTCCACGTGGAACCCGGAAGTGCATCCACGAGCCCCGAAGTGAGTTCGTTCTCCATTCCAACGGGGTCGCCGATGAGGCCATCCACGTTCCACGTGGAACAGCGCTGAGCAGGTGTCAGCGCGAAGCACGAACAAGGGTGAGAGTTGGATCCGAAGCCGTGGAAGGGGCGGGGAGCGTCTCGCCATCCAACGTGACCGAGTGGCTCAGGCCGTCCTCAACCTGTGCTCGAACTGCTGTTCCACGTGGAACACGGAAGCCCATCCACACGCCCGAACGGCGGCTGGTCGTCGGTCCTTTGCAAGGTCGATGAGGCCCGTCGGTGTTCCACGTGGAACAGCCCATTCACATCGCCCCAGCGCTTGAAGGTCAGCGCACTGACCTCGGATCCGAAGCCAGAAGAGGTGGCGATGGACGGTTCGTCCGGGAGTGTTCCTGGGTTCGGATGGGTCGCGCGAGATGGGTGCGAACTGTCGAAACAGGTGAAGCACGAAGGCACATCGGCGAACCCCAAGTGGGTCCCTTCGCCGGTCAGTTCCATGGCCCGTGAGGCCCGTGCTTGTTCCACGTGGAACAGCGCCGCACGCATCCCGCCGATGCTTGAAGTGCCGTGCACGGGCTCCGGATCCGCGGTCGAAGGACGCGGCAATCAGTGGCTGAGCGAAGTGCCGTCCCGCGGTTTCGAAGGGTCACGCGTTGAGGTCGAAGTGCTGTTCCACGTGGAAGAAACACGGGCCGCACTCTCCACGAAACCGACCGTCGAAGGGACCCACTTGGGGCTCGCGGATTCGGCTTCGTGTTCCACGTGGAACACGAAGCCGAATCGGCGAGCCCCAAGTGGGTCCCTTCGACGGTCGGTTTCGTGGACTGTGCGGCCCGTGTTTGTTCCACGTGGAACAGCGCTGCGCGCATCACTCCGATGCTTGAAGTGCCCGTGCACCGGCTCCGGATCCGCGGTCGAAGGTTGCGGCAAGCGATGGCTGAGCGAAGTGCCGTCCCGCGGTTTCGAAGGGTCACGAGTTGAGGTCGAAGTGCTGTTCCACGTGGAACACGAAGCCGAATCGGCGAGCCCCAAGTGGGTCCCTTCGACGGTCGGTTTCGTGGACTGTGCGGCCCGTGTTTGTTCCACGTGGAACAGCGCTGCGCGCATCACTCCGATGCTTGAAGTGCCCGTGCACCGGCTCCGGATCCGCGGTCGAAGGTTGCGGCAAGCGATGGCTGAGCGAAGTGCCGTCCCGCGGTTTCGAAGGGTCACGAGTTGAGGTCGAAGTGCTGTTCCACGTGGAACACGAAGCCGAATCGGCGAGCCCCAAGTGGGTCCCTTCGACGGTCGGTTTCGTGGACTGTGCGGCCCGTGTTTGTTCCACGTGGAACAGCGCTGCGCGCATCACTCCGATGCTTGAAGTGCCCGTGCACCGGCTCCGGATCCGCGGTCGAAGGTTGCGGCAAGCGATGGCTGAGCGAAGTGCCGTCCCGCGGTTTCGAAGGGTCACGAGTTGAGGTCGAAGTGCTGTTCCACGTGGAACACGAAGACGCATCAGCGAGACCGAAGTGAGCCCGTGCGCGGGACCGATGAGGCCTGCCGTTGTTCCACGTGGAACAGCGCTGCCTGCGTCGCGCTGAGGATGGAGGGGCCTCACGCCGGCTCCGGATCCGTAGCCGAAGGAAGCAGTCAGCGGTGGGGTTGTGAAGTGCTGCCTCGCGGTTTCGGGGAGCCACGAGTTGAGGTCGAAGCGCCGCACCACGTGGAACACGAAGACGCATCCATGGGCTCGCGATGGGCCGGATGTGAATTGGGTCTCGGCCTTGTTCGGCTGCTGGTGAGGCTCATCAACGTTCCACGTGGAACAGCGCTGCGTGCATCACGTGGAGGGTTGATGGACCACGCGCCAGTCCTTGGAGCCGCGGCTGGGTGAGGAGGCCATCGACGGCTTCACCAGGGCTCGCGTTCTGCGGGGGCCGCGAGTTGAGGTCGAAGCGCCGTTCCACGTGGAACACGAGGCGCATCGCTGAACCGGAAGTGAGCCCGGTCGCGGAACCCGTGGGC
Encoded proteins:
- a CDS encoding VOC family protein, giving the protein MEHFKLRVARPTRDLDAVVRFYEGALGFSLLGGFRDHEGFDGVMLGHSGAPYHLEFTVEHGHEAPRSPSEDNLLIFYVPDRAQWDAWVAKVEAAGHRAVVSRNPYWDAGGKTFEDPDGYRVVLYQGDWKR
- a CDS encoding sigma-70 family RNA polymerase sigma factor; this translates as MHAASAQMEDLLRTLAPQVLGAVIRRFRDFSASEDAVQEALIAAAEQWPRLGVPQEPRAWLIQVAARRLSDQVRAETARRRREELVVSLVPPEEQLALALDEDETAGRDDTLVLLFMCCHPALSTASAIALTLRAVGGLTTAEIARAFLVPEATMAQRISRAKQRIQDSGVPFQMPTAEEGTRRLGTVLHVLYLIFSEGYTASFGSELRRGDLSGEALRLTRLLYGLLPEDGEVAGLLALMLLTDARRAARTGPSGELIPLEEQDRRLWNAAEIAEGIALVTATLSRGAVGPYPLQAAIAAVHDEAPCTEATDWPQIVALYEVLMGFSDNPMVTLNHAIAVAMVQGPQAGLHLLKRLDADARLAEHHRLDAVRAHLLERAGERDAAIAHYLKASQRTTSLPERDYLLVRAARLRDTGA
- the mnmG gene encoding tRNA uridine-5-carboxymethylaminomethyl(34) synthesis enzyme MnmG — translated: MGLRYDVIVVGLGHAGCEAALACARLGVSTLGVTLKRDRAAVMSCNPAVGGTAKGHLVRELDALGGEMGRVADLAGTHFKTLNESKGPAVQATRVLCDREAYAAAMQSVLFSQPNLDVREAEVSSLVVEGGRVAGVVLGDGTQVLARAVLLTTGTFLQALMHVGEKKEVGGRLGDDAARGLSDSLRAAGFSLGRFKTGTPARLARASIDWDAVTPQPGDFPPRPFSWRTRGELSSGEVFPRQPPVTCGLTATTAETHRLLRDNLHRSPLFQGDIVGRGPRYCPSLEDKVVRFAARERHQVFLEPEGPSSPLVYPAGLSTSMPADVQLAFLRTVPGLERVEVVRFGYAVEYDYAPPTQLRATLETKAVSGLFFAGQLNGTSGYEEAAFQGLWAGLNAALQVKGEPPLLLGRDEAHGAVLVDDLVTKGVDEPFRMFTSRSEHRLKLREGNADLRLAKHGHRVGLLPREALERAEARAHAVTDEVARLKRGGLALRLKRPEMSHAQLGEGREDWPTLPPDVVEEVEVEVKYEGYIAQAERAAAREAEATDRWRIPEGFRFDAVRGLSAEAVEKLSAHQPGTVGQARRIPGLTPAAVSLLLVALKRGPGPVSGCALPPE
- the rsmG gene encoding 16S rRNA (guanine(527)-N(7))-methyltransferase RsmG; the encoded protein is MDNARFSDQLAVGCRALGVSVGEDVGPRLFRLMGELLKWNAKVNLTAITAPDEVLEKHFLDSLAVLPEVTGATSLLDLGAGAGFPGLPLRVTLPTLGVTLVDAVGKKVAFIKAASATLGLGVRGLHARAEGKPEAEGIPRAQVLIARAFMDLPDWLALAPAYVEPGGRVVAMLGKAQTDAELAARAAERNLKVVSARAYRLPFSGAERQVAVFAKE